GTGCCAATCGTTATTGAGCCATAGAAAGCACGTTTCAATTTCTCGTCAACAGCTGGTGGACCTCAGCCCGCGCCCTTCGCTCGTTAGCCATTTATGCTTAAACGACTAATTGTAACCGGTCTCAGCCGCATCTGTAGCGTAATTTAATATTGAAGCCCATTTGTAGTTCTTGGTGTGCAACTGATTTAGGAGAGAAAAGCAGCTGGCCGATCTCGCTTAAATTGTGTGCAAGATGTTGCCGTTCTGTTTTCTCCTAGTATTTGGCAGCGACTGCGTAAAATTGGTTTGTGATTGTCATTTGTGCACTGCATCTGTGAGGATAGGCGAATGAGATGCGAAAATCAGAAGGACTACAATTTCTTGAACTTTCAACATTGTGAAACAAGCGCAATATTACCATTAAAGAGTGCAGAAGAAATTAGTTATGGTTTATTCGAAATCTGGAAATATAAAAAAGTAAAGGTGAAAATTAAGTTGTGTGGTTGTTCTCCGCCTCTTCTGCATCCTCGACCTTCGCCCTGTTCCCTACTTCAATATAAGGGGCGTAGCTTAGCTGCTAAAATAATTCATGTTTAGAAACCAGTTAATAAAGTATTTATGCTACTGCTCAATTTATTTCATTCACATTTGCCAACGAAGCGGTACATCCTAACTAGTACAGTATACCACGGAGGTAACGCGACAGATTTTTCTGCTCCAACGCACCCATCTGCGGCCATTTATTTCGTaaactttcatttatttttcctaatattTGTTTATTCCAATGGAAAAAGAACATATTTTTGTATGTTTCCTCTGGCTCGATTGTCTATTATTTCCTCATCTGCTGTGCTATCTGACATGCACCCTTCGGGCTTGCTGCCATTTCAGTTCCTCCGAAGAATGTAGAACTTGTGGAGCGCACAGGCACAAGCCTAACCTTTTCTTGGTCAATGGACTCCGATGCTGCTACGTGGAAACTGACAGCTGCTCCTCTAACGCTGCTAAGTGTTAAGCATGGCGATATCCAAGTTTCTGGTGAAAGTGCCGGCGAGACAGTCATGCACAACGTGACCAACCTTGCGCCGTGGACAAAGTACAATGTTTCCATTGTGAACTGTGATGTGAGCTACTGTAGTGACCCTGCTGTGGTCACTGAAACTACGGACGTGGCAGGTGGGCTCTTCATTATTTCATCTACGCTAGGTGATGTTAGCGTTTTCAGAGGATACATTTCTGGAAAGAAGACGTCAACATTAAGATATGTATGTTACGTCTAAATGCTTTGCTATGCGTGACGGTCGCCTGTTGTTTAAAGGAAAACAAAGGGACAGGTACCTCCGTAAGCGGAAGCTATATAATGCATGAATGTATAAATCTAATTTGTGTGTGGTCTTTGCTTGAAGCTGTTGACCCTATACTCTCGGGGTGCCTGTTAAAATAGAAAATGATAAGACTCTGAAAATTACCTAACTTTACAGAGAATATTGAGATCTTTGCAGCACCTTGTTATCTTGTCATATAATTGAAATAGAGTTCAACCAGGATACAATGAACTGGAATGAAAATTATATCAAATAAGCCAAATTTATTAGAGAAGAGTTATTTCAAATGATTCTCTTAAGAGAAAACCTCCCATGCATCGAACTCTGGTGTCCGCGTCCAGCCATTTTATGTGAGGAGCTACCTCAACCGTCAATTCAAAACGCACCTTCTATGGAGAATGCGCTGCATCGATATTCAGCCTAACGGCCCATGGAGCTCGTCAACACAACCTAGATCCTCGAGAACGTCATTCTTAGCAAAGCTTAAAAAAGCCATTAATGCACAGGCAGACTTAGCGCTGATTACGCGTAGCTTTGTTGTCCATGGAAATATTGATTCGGTGCTTCTTTCCTGCACTTCAAATTAGTATTCTGTATTTCACTGACGCATCCCAAAAACTTGTTTAACTTCCTTATATGGGCGATGTTGCATGACTAAAATTACTAACCATATATCGAACTGTCTACCGGTTTCACTGTACAACGTTTATTACGACATAATGTTTGGGTCAACCTTATACGCTGAGAACAGGTAAAGTATATCTATATTAAGGCCTCCATCATGTCTTTCTGCCTGAATCCCAGCTTTGTTATTTGTAACAAAGGAACACAATACTTCACTACAACCAAAACTAGACTGATTCAAATGTGTCCACATTAACAGAAAGAATGGGTATTATTTTTTAGCAGCCATAGGTGTCCCGTATTTTTAGATATCCACTGACCTCACGCCTTCTTTTTCAGGTCCATCAAATGCACGAAACCTATCGTGCATTATCGAAAACGACGTGAACGCTCTTTTTGCATGGGACAGGCCGGCCGAGCCcaaaggccccattgaaggcTACAGCCTTCGCCTGTACAACGAAGACCGGGAAGAAACGAAGTTGTTCTCTGTACCAGGAAATGCAACCAGCATAACTTTGAACCTGAGTAACGAATTCAATCAGTTCTCCGCATTCTTGAAGGCTTACAACGTCGACCGGAATGGAGAAACAGTCCACGGTCTTGAGACAAAAGTCGTCTTCATGACTCTTGGCAAAGGTAGCTGAATAACTTTGTCGTGTGAGGCTTTCATTTAGAGACAATTGTACTTTGGCTCGAATATGGCCTAAATAGTAACAAGCAATGCTTAAAGATTGTCTAGTCCTCGCGAGGTCTCAATTATTATTAATAAACATCCTGTATGGTAAAGTGATTGCGAGGCCTGACACTGTCAAGAAAGCACTCAAAGCAAGCAGAAAATCATGTTCGACTACAGCTAAATTTAGGCTATACATATGCAGTAAGAATAAAAATTGACCTGATAAGATCAAAACATATACAAATTTGTAACGAACAATTGTTTGTTTCGGCTTCAAAGCAGTTCAGAGAGCTCATCTGCTGAAGTGTTTGCATATGATAAATAGTGCAAAAATTTTAGACCTAAGCTAGATGTGCTACGAAGATAGCCCGAAAAAGTTAGGTGTCATAAAGTGCTTTATGTTGCCTTTTATTTCATGTAATCTGAAATTGATTTCATTTTAAGAATGCTACATATTTTTACTGTTCGCCTAAACTATTTCTACTCGCTTTATCAAGTCCTAGTGCTGCTCTGTGTGTAATGCATATGTGCAGTACCTGCTGTCTAAACATTCACAGAATTTACAATAAGCGTTGAAACGGCAAGAGCTCCATCCTTACTATAGCTACTTCTCTTAATCGTAGTATATTTTTGTATTTCCTTCGACATGCGCTCCATCGATAGATTCGCGAAATATCATGAGAAATTTCGATATTTTGGTGCCGGTTTCCTTCATCATTAAACAGTGCTTATTGTCATATCTGCAACACGTACTCCGGGTGCTCTATTGGCCTCATGTAGCAATGCACAAATTTAAATAAAGCTCTCGCAAACCTTACACCTTTACAAAACCTTCCGCAGACCTTACAACATTGTTCTATCTCTCTTACACTCCGACAATGCTGACAGAAGCCTTAATAAACACTTAAATGCATTGACGATTACAGGTTAACGATATCGACAGCGCAGCTTTGTTGCCTGCAGCTATAAAAAACTACACCAGGCCAGCAAAATCCACTTTATGTATCTCTCTGTATTGCAGGCCCAGCGCCTCCACGTCCTAAAGCCGTGGTAGTAACCGATCACGGAGTCGAACTGTCCTGGGAATGGCCGCAAGATCCAAGATACCACATTACACACTTCGTCATAAGAGTCGAAGGCCAGCGAACCTTGTCGACTGTTGAGCCACAGCTGGCTCTCGATAACTTGGATGCATGGAAGCACTATGAAATACAGATCGCGGCATGTGTGAACGAGACCACTTGTGGCCAGGAGCGCACCGTGCAGTTTCATACAGATTTCGCAGGTAAAGTGTGCATGGGTCCCCAGTTTTCGATTAGGTGATGAATGACTAAACGTAAGAGGCAGCACATCCATTGAAAATTTCTCCTATAATTGCTTTTCGTTTAGCAATGTTGGCTACGGAAGTAAATATTAGAAAGTCATTTAGCAATTGCAAGCTGACCGGGTGAATTGCCTTCTTTCCTGATCGGCCTGAAATTGCAATAAGTTAGCGTTCCCGACATCTACTATACAGCGTATCACACGCAATTTTAGCCAAATTTTAGAAATACGTAAAcaccacgtagctgaacagaacaaaGGAAATGTTCGCTGTTGCTTGGAGATACAGAAATTATTCTGTCATACAGACTAATTAgatcattagtcttaattaattactcaACTTCTCGACTATTCTaaatagatgaaaagtgtcaatgagaaaattttaaaGCGACACGAAAAActtccgatgcagctttctgttgctgaatatgtgttacaaaaagtgtttttccgagtgtaaaagaagcccgcaaatgcacaccCGTTTGTCGCGCGCTGGGCCACCCGAAGCACTTTACGTGTATTTGCGGGCTAATTTGAAGCttgcaaaaacacttttatgaagcatgtattgagcaataggaagctgtattgggagtttttcatgtcgctctctctctgtctctctctctctctctctctctatatatatatatatatatatatatatatatgtatatatatatatatatgtatatatatatatatatatatatttcggttTTTATCTTGTTTCACAGAAGTTCCATTAAGTGGAGGAGCATATTTGCAGAGCCGTCCCACTATAGTTGTATTCATGCGGAAGAACGAGATTAGTACTGCATTATCGTAATCAAGCAGTGGTAATCATGAACCATAACCTACTCATGTTATACCACCATTTAGCGCCGTCTGAACCACTGAATCTCACGGTCGACCATGAGGGCACCCACTGGGTTCTTGCACGTTGGGAGGTGCCAGACGTCCTTGGCGGGCCACTGAGCGGATACAACGTGAGCTTCAGCGACGGCACTACCCATTTCGAGGTGACGACCACAGATTTATCGTTCAACTACACGGAGGCAACTCCCGGAACCAGATACGAGGTGTCCGTGTACGCTTTCAATGAGGTCGATGGCGTTGTAAAACGTGGACCTGCAGCATCACAACACACTTTCCAGGAAGAGGACCGTAAGTACTCCGTGCTTTGCTTTCCTTCAAAAGCAACAACTTATCACAATATCCTTTTCATGAATGGCCAGAGAGATAAATAGAAAAGATCTATAGAAAGGCGAGGATGTTAACCAGTGGTATAATCCTTGTTGGCTATGACGTACGTAAAGGAGAGGGTTTTGGTAAGAGGGTAAAAAGACACGACATAATTAAGTTTAACCACGAGCACAATACGGTGGCAGCAGGAGGAGTTATTAAAGTCTGTAATGCAGGCCCGAACCTTTAGCGGCacttgtagcacaaagctacaaatgCAGCGCCGCATTTAACGAAACATTTCTTCTGGTCGTGGAATCCAGCAAGGGACCAACCATCTGACCCACCCAGGAGGCTAGCAGAGTCAAAAGCAAGGCCGTATTATTCCGCAAGTTCTAACGCACCGAACTGGTCGGAACACTAATTGGAACACAAATTCGAAGCAATCGGCAAAGCTAAGCACACGTGCGATTCGAGTAGAATGACTTGAGAGAGTGCACGTTCTCGAATACATGCTGTGGAACTTCTGAAATGGTAAGTGACTGTCTTACGTGATGAGCACCGCTTTATGCCATTCTACTATCAACATCGGCAGCTTTTCTACTCCAGTTATTGTCCGTAACATTAGAACCGACAAGATTCGCACGCGACGAGTGCTGATCCTGCCTGAGTCATGATTTATCTCTGACATTAGCGCTGGTGCGATGTGTATTGTAATTATTATCGGCCAACTAACCAGCTTCCTTGCCTGATTCCTTGATCTTTCATAGGCTTCATCCTTTTTACCAAATAATTGCCCATTTACGTCTGCGCACTCTGCGCGGCTTTACTTTGTGAATTATCCGTACACGTCAGAATGCCTTTGGTCTGCGTCAGTGCTCTGTATCGGCTCCTAATATTGCCTCGTAAAGAATTTACTCTGAGTTTATTTTAGTAAGTCTGTTTATTGAGCGAGTAATTATGGTGGTAGCCTTCTtagtttattatttattcatttttactTAATACACACTGCAGGCTCCAGATCAAATAGCGTGGGCATTTTAATAGAAGCGATGATTTATCGTAACCTAACGGACAACCAACAGAGATCCTTCGAAAATTGTTAGTGGAAAGCGATTCTATTGAACTATTGTTCCTGTGAAAAGGATCAAATAATAATGTGTATGTACTAGTGGCAAGTAGCGTACTATCGGGGTGGAGTCATCTATATCTAACCAATGAATGTTGAGAGAAATAATGACTGCTTAGCTGATACTTCTTTAATTACAAGCATAGTAAGAAACCTTACTCTCATTCCGTTTTATCCTACTTCCAGTAGCCTCCTTTCATTGCGCTGCATTATTTCACTGAGAGAGTCGCAtgtaaaaaaagaatttgaaataTAAACCTCGCAGTGTTTCTTTGGATTCGTTCTGATATGTTAACATTTATTTTGCTGGGCGTGTCTCAAACGGTAGGTGCGTACACAAATACAACACGcaagaaatacaaaagcaataagtCCCCCAGGGCTAGACGCTACTGTTCTCTTTTACGAGGAAACTACCGTCATGGGTCAACCCAACACCACAAAGTTTTCCCACTTGTTTCGTTTTATTGTATCGCTTGCTCCTttttagagagaaaaaaaaggcttATGTTTCTATCGTTTTGGTGGTCTGCATATAATGAGCGTTGCAGTCTATGTATCgccaataataatttttttaaatctccgaatgcacgaaaaaaataaaacaatgttaCACTGGAGCTAGTGCATATGCTATCAAATCAAAACGTGCAGTGGTTACTTCGCCATAGAAGCGCCGCGTCTTTTTACCGAATTACGTGTTCACACGCAAGAAAGTTGGGTTTAGCGTGCCTTTCCGCAAATTACACGCTGAGGAAATTCTCGCTTTCGGCTTACATAATTGGCTTTTGTAAATGACGTCCAACAGGCGTTTTCGGGTAGTTGACAACACTTTCGCATTTTTACCTTTTTTTGCTTCAGATGGTTTCCTATCAACACAATTGTCTGTTACCTGGCctttcgcgcattttcttgtaaaTAAGGAATCGCTTATTGCAAAGAAAGATAGCGCGAGAAAGAAGAATTGCAGATTGCAACAGTGAACTTGCTATTCTGCGCTAAAAGAAGGGAAAAGGGCAAATATATGTTAAAGAATCTATTATCTACAAGGTACAAGTTGTATTCGATCGCCTTTTCTGTAATAATTGTGTAGATGCCTCAAACTTCCCCACGTTTCTTTGCATATATTTATTTTGTACATTAAAGTGATTACTTCAACTGTTGTTTCCTGGAAGGAACACATATGTGCATATTCTTCTTGTTCTTGTAGCGAACATTATATTGCTCAATAATACAACCACGTTGCCGTTGAGAGCTCGTTATTCTGCGTATGTTTGTACGCTCATCACTAATTTACTAACGTCCTTTGTATACATTTGTTGAACTATAAGATGTTGCGTGAGAGCCTGCCACTGAAGTTGGCAATACTTTTCCAAGCTCATCAAATTAACCCCTCCATAGAGAGAGTACAATACCGTGAGAGTAAATACAACGCAGGTGCGACATGAACGACAAGCTGACGTGTATCGTCGTTCGCTCGCACAACCAGTGGTTCCACTGCAGCTAACCACCTTGTGTGCTGAAAACCAGTAAAGCCATTCTTGGATACTTCGTGCACGAAAGGATGCTATCTTGCACGACGTTTCTCTACTCAACGGATGCCAGTATTGCACTCTCTTTAAATTATAAATGTCAGAGGCAATTATTCCAATTTATGCTCTGCAAAAAAATTAATACCGAAGCTCGCTTTCCCTCAGCTCTGAACACGGCCGGTCTTTCTACAACAAGGACGCTTTTGGCTTCACTTGCTACCGTCACCTTGGTACTTATAGTTGTCGCTGTGATCCTGCACAAGAAGTGCGCGGCATCCAGGTAAGTAAAATTATTCGGTCTAACATTTCGCATTACATAGAatgtaatgcgtttagcattgcaTCGCTATATCGACACAAGGCGTTGCAACTCTCGAAATGAGTTTTATATTAGGCCTGCACTGGCAGCGAGATGCCTGCATTCGCACTTCCGTAAGAACGctctgcgccatctagtgccgcCGCCCCGAAGCCTGCGTGTGTCCTCAGAAATACATGGCGCTGAGAAaggcgtcatgcggcaaccaggcTCCTCTCTTGCGCTTCTTTCTGGGCACGCTTTACTGTATAGGGGCGCTGCTGAAAATTGTGGGGCGACAGTGTCTGCGAAATGCTGCCAATTGTTCCCTCTTGCCGCCAAGTTGGCGCCACATACTCAATGAGCCTAAGCGCCTAGAGGTTGATTGAAGAGCAATACAACCCAGTGTATTCATTGTGCAGCTTGCTAAAGCGTTTACGTGAAAGACgcttattgaaaagtggcacacagcCAGCTCCTTTGTGATGCAGCCTGCTGATGCGACGGGTTGCAGTCCTTGAAAAACCCTTGTTACGTGGCTTACATTTCACTCAACATCGGAGAAATTtgagggatctttttcgtcattgcagAGCGGCGCACTGCCGACACATAGCTAGGTgtccaagttggcgtgaaacacGTCCATTGAAAAGCGGTACACATCtgctggcacatacccactgccCCAAGtaggcatcaaaaaggttcatttaACACGAGTACAAAGCAAATGGTATAAGAATGGAAAGTTAGGCGAGTTGGTACGCTAACACATCTTTACAGCGCGAAGGAACACAGACGaagactacaagcagacaggacgatCCTCCTGTCTGCTTCTGATCTTTGTCTGCCTTCCTTCGCATTTTAAGCGAGATGTCTTACCGAATGGCACattacccagtgctccaagtcggcgtcaaagagtttcttcgaataGCGGTAACTACCCAGTTCCGCCTCGACAGTTAGCCATCTCGGCGTGAAAGTGGATCTATGAAGACCGGCACATACGTACACATTTCCTcttacacagtgacccaagttggtgcgacggttttcgaaccctgttcccttaGTACCGCAGTCTCATGCGCTATCGATTCGACCACGGACTAACCAGTGACCCAGATAAACGGGAAGATGGCTGGATGCAAGTATACATAGATCGATAGCGGGCCCTCGGAAAGTGCATGAAGGGCCCAAGGAATGCTTACGTAATAATGACATTCTTTGA
The nucleotide sequence above comes from Dermacentor andersoni chromosome 10, qqDerAnde1_hic_scaffold, whole genome shotgun sequence. Encoded proteins:
- the LOC126544570 gene encoding tenascin-R-like, which produces MHYQRCLVQLMFVIGVAGAIAQDTEALTDTTSTGVTEALEESLHSSPSENDAKLFTNLEQKVTNGVVLDIKWDAPDGVTQVYTYALICRHNESGYEREVKGAAQSGHVTVSLHKPLTTFECSIAAVRTDESGVPVSGPSATFSVSTGEIVPPTDVTLLQRTSTSLTYSWSVDTTPGAWKVSAKIIGDAECEIDDVEEHGESQEKVVVHIFTDLAPGSDYNISIRNCHDVFCSKPTFVIGTTDLPGPVTGLKQKIVNGTLLDLSWDAPDGCKDFDGYRVRCRGLSTGQEASKDVDSETQVLLDLRKPKEIFDCSLQPFVLNSADQRINATALDFQVSTEGLFPPKNVELVERTGTSLTFSWSMDSDAATWKLTAAPLTLLSVKHGDIQVSGESAGETVMHNVTNLAPWTKYNVSIVNCDVSYCSDPAVVTETTDVAGPSNARNLSCIIENDVNALFAWDRPAEPKGPIEGYSLRLYNEDREETKLFSVPGNATSITLNLSNEFNQFSAFLKAYNVDRNGETVHGLETKVVFMTLGKGPAPPRPKAVVVTDHGVELSWEWPQDPRYHITHFVIRVEGQRTLSTVEPQLALDNLDAWKHYEIQIAACVNETTCGQERTVQFHTDFAAPSEPLNLTVDHEGTHWVLARWEVPDVLGGPLSGYNVSFSDGTTHFEVTTTDLSFNYTEATPGTRYEVSVYAFNEVDGVVKRGPAASQHTFQEEDPLNTAGLSTTRTLLASLATVTLVLIVVAVILHKKCAASRDSKEEKNVRLEEKRRRLYMDRLRE